The following DNA comes from Ornithinimicrobium avium.
GAGTGCGTCACGGAGCGGTGCCTGACCGACGGCGTGCCCGAGCGCGACGGCAGCCGGCGGATGTCCGAGCTGGAGGACGCCCTCGGCTTCCGGGTGCCGCGCGACGCGGCGGTGGGGGACCTGTCCATGCTCAGCCGCGTGCTGCTCCTCGTGCTCCTCGCCCAGCTGCGGCCCGCCGCCCTCACCGTCCTCGACGACCTCGACCACGACCTCTCCCCGGCCGACCAGGTGCTCGCCCTCGAGCACCTGGGGCGGCTGGCCCGCGCGGCCGGCGCGGTCGTCGTCACCTCGACCGTCGCCGCACCGGACCCGCTGCCCCCGGGCACCACGCTGCTCCGCCTGCCCTCGACCCGTCCGACCCCGGGAGACCTGCTGTGATCTTCTCGCCCGCCCGGCTTGGCCGCTACGAGCTGCGCCGCTTCCGGGGCCCGCTGCCCAAGCTGGCGCTGATCTTCGTGCTGCTCGTGCCGCTCCTCTACAGCGCCATCTACCTCTCGGCCAACTGGGACCCCTACGGCCGTCTCGACCGGCTGCCGGTCGCGATCGTCGACCTCGACCGCCCGGCGACCGTCGACGGACCCGACGGAGAGGAGCGCACCGTGCACGCCGGGCCGGACCTCGTGGACAGGCTCATGGAGGATCAGGCCTTCGACTGGCGGGCGACCGACGCCGAGGAGGCGGACGAGGGCCTCGCCGACGGCCGCTACTTCATGACGATGACGATCCCGGCCAGCTTCTCCGGTGACCTGGTCAGCGGGGCGACCCTCGACCCGGAGCGCGCCGAGATCTACCTGCGCCGGGACGACGCCAACGGCTTCGTCGTGGGGTCGATCACGAGCAAGGCACAGGACTCCGTCGCCCTCGCCGTCGACCAGGCGGCGGTCGACGCCTACTTCTCCGCGGTCTTCGCCAACCTGGACACGATCCGGTCCGGGATGGCGGACGCACGGGACGGCGCGAGCCGGCTCGCCGACGGCGCCTCAGCGGCGCACGACGGGGCCGGCCAGCTCGCCGGGGGCGCGGACGACGCCAGGACGGGGGCGGACGCCCTCGCCGACGGGGCCGAGGAGGCCAGCGCGGGAGCCTCCGAGCTCGCCTCCGGCGCCGGTCAGGTGTCGGACGGCGCCGTGACCGCAAGGGACGGGGCCCAGCAGCTCGACGCCGGCCTCGGCCAGCTCCTCGCGGGATCGTCCTCGCTCGCCGAGGGCGCGGACCAGGTCGCTGCCGGGACGTCCCAGCTGAGCGGCAAGGTGGTCCCCGTCCTCGACGTCGTCCTGGAGGAGCTCCCGGCCGTCCAGGACAGCGCGCGCACCATCACCAGCGACGTCGCGGCGCTGACCGAGGCCGTCTCCGGCGCCAGCGGCTCGGTCAGCACCGACCTCGCCAGCCTGGCCACCGACCTCGACCAGATCCAGCAGGACCACCCCGAGCTGGCGGACGACCCCACGTGGCAGCGGCTGGTCGGCACCGTCGGCACGGCCTCGGGCCGTGCCGAGGACGTGGCCGGCACGGCGGCGACCGTGGCCGGGACGGCCGTGGACATCGACGCCGCGGTGCAGAGCACCGGCGACCTGACCACCCGCGTCCAGCAGGCACGCGACGACCTCACGGCCCTCGACGAGGGCGCCCACCAGGTCGCGACCGGCGCCCACTCCCTGCACGACGGCGTCGCCGACGCCCGGAAAGGGAGCGCCACCCTGTACGCGGGGCTCGGCACGCTCGCGGACGGTGCCTCGCAGGTCGCGGACGGGGCCACCGCCCTCGACACGGGCGTGAGCCGGCTCGCCGACGGCGCGCACCAGCTCGACGACGGGCTGGGCGAGCTCGCCACGGGCGCCCACGACCTCGACGACGGGCTGGCGCGGGTCGACGACGGCGCCGCCGAGCTGGCCGACGGCCTGGCGGACGGCGTCGAGCGGCTCCCGGTCCTCACCCAGGACGAGCAGGACCGGGCGGCGCAGGTGCTCTCCTCGCCGGCGGACGTGCGCATGACCGTGGACCACCCGGCCACCTACTACGGCCGCGGCCTGGCCCCGATGTTCTTCGCGATCGCCCTGTGGGTCTTCGGCATCAGCGTCTTCCTCGTCGTCCGGCCCGTCGCGGGCCGGCTGCTCGCCGGGCGGGCCCACCCGCTGCGGCTCTCCCTCACCGCCTGGTACCCCGTCGCCGCCATCGCGGTGGCCGGCGGTCTCATCATGGTCGGGGTCGTCTGGGCCACGCTCGGCCTGGCCCCGGTGCGGCCCCTCTCGCTGCTGGCGCTCACCGTGTTCGGGGCCCTGTGCTTCTCCTCGATCGCCCACCTGCTCCGCACCGCGCTCGGCACGGTGGCCTCGGCCATCACGCTGGTCTGGCTGGTGCTGCAGCTGCCGACGTCGGGCGGCACCTACCCCGCCGAGCTCCTGCCGCCCTTCCTCGGCGCGATCGCGCCGGCGATGCCGATGACCTACCTCATCGACGCCTTCCGGGTCGTCATCTCCGGCGGGGAGACCGCGCGCCTGGTCACCGACGTCGTCGTGCTCGTCGTCATCACGGTGACCGCCGTCGCGCTGTGCGGGTTCGTGGTCCTGCGCCGGCAACGCTTCGCGATGAAGGACCTCCACCCGCCGCTC
Coding sequences within:
- a CDS encoding YhgE/Pip domain-containing protein; translation: MIFSPARLGRYELRRFRGPLPKLALIFVLLVPLLYSAIYLSANWDPYGRLDRLPVAIVDLDRPATVDGPDGEERTVHAGPDLVDRLMEDQAFDWRATDAEEADEGLADGRYFMTMTIPASFSGDLVSGATLDPERAEIYLRRDDANGFVVGSITSKAQDSVALAVDQAAVDAYFSAVFANLDTIRSGMADARDGASRLADGASAAHDGAGQLAGGADDARTGADALADGAEEASAGASELASGAGQVSDGAVTARDGAQQLDAGLGQLLAGSSSLAEGADQVAAGTSQLSGKVVPVLDVVLEELPAVQDSARTITSDVAALTEAVSGASGSVSTDLASLATDLDQIQQDHPELADDPTWQRLVGTVGTASGRAEDVAGTAATVAGTAVDIDAAVQSTGDLTTRVQQARDDLTALDEGAHQVATGAHSLHDGVADARKGSATLYAGLGTLADGASQVADGATALDTGVSRLADGAHQLDDGLGELATGAHDLDDGLARVDDGAAELADGLADGVERLPVLTQDEQDRAAQVLSSPADVRMTVDHPATYYGRGLAPMFFAIALWVFGISVFLVVRPVAGRLLAGRAHPLRLSLTAWYPVAAIAVAGGLIMVGVVWATLGLAPVRPLSLLALTVFGALCFSSIAHLLRTALGTVASAITLVWLVLQLPTSGGTYPAELLPPFLGAIAPAMPMTYLIDAFRVVISGGETARLVTDVVVLVVITVTAVALCGFVVLRRQRFAMKDLHPPLVAP